The Leptospira mtsangambouensis genomic sequence TTCTCCTTTGATTAGTTTCAATTCAGGGATTCGTTTGATAATTTCTGATACTTTCATTATTTTTGAGTGATTACCTCATCAGGAATTGGCGGAAGTTCGATGGTCACCGTACGATTTCCTAAACTGATGGGAAGAAACTGGTAAGTCCTTCTGTAAAGAGTTTCGATTCGTTCTGCGGATGTATAAGAAACAATTCCTATTTTTAATTCATCGTTTTTGCGTTTTAATTCTTCTTTGGTGGAAGTACGTTCGTGGATCTGTCTAGTGAGTCTTGCCTTTTCCAATCCTTGCCAAACACTCGAATAAAAAAATAAAAGAAAAGGAATTAAGAGAACAAAAGGTTTGAGGGGAGAAATAAAATCGAAAAAGAATTTCGGAATGTTCTTTAATTTTCCAGTCATCGTTCCCATCTCTTATTTAATATCGGACTTATCCTTTGAAGACCTCTTAATTTTGCCGATCTGGATGCCCGATTTTCTTTGATTTCCGTATCAGTGGGTAAGATTGGTTTTTTGGTAAGGATTTCAAAATGTTCAGATGCCTTTAGGTCACGGAAGGTCCATTTGACAATTCTGTCTTCTAACGAGTGGAATGAAATACATGCTAGTATACCACCCACTTTTAAACACTCGGCAAGGTTACGAATCCCTTTTTCTGCATGTAACAGTTCTTCGTTGACTTCGATCCGCAAAGCCTGAAATATTTTGGTTGCTGGATGTGATTCTTTAGGCCAGAACTTTCTTGGGATGGATGCCTCCACAAGTTTTACTAGGTCGGTATTGGTTTGGAATTTTTTTTTGTGTCTCGACTGTACAATGTTATTTGCTATTTTTAATGCCCAACGTTCTTCCCCATATTCCCAAAACACTTTTTTTAGATGTAAAACGGTGCTATAATTGACGATATCGGCGGCAGTTTTCCTGCCCACTTGCGGTTCGAGCCTCATGTCCAAAGGTTCTTCATTTTTAAAAGTAAATCCCCGTCCTGAATGTAAGAAATGGAAAAGAGAGACCCCTAAATCAACTAAGGCTCCGTCGAGTCCGGGGCAACCTAAAGATTCCAACAAATCTTTATCCACTTCAGAAAAATTCATTTGAAAAGAATGAACACGGTCAAGAGAACCAATCACAGATTGGATTTCTTTTTTTGCCCTTTCCAACATGACGGCATCTCGATCAATGAGGATGAGTTTTGCATTTGGGAAGGTTTGTAGAATGAGTTTGGAATGACCACCTTCACCAGCAGTCCCATCTAAGAACCACTGGGGTTCGGTGACTTCCGATTTTTGTAGCAAATCAATGACTTCTCTTGGAAGTACGGGAATATGAGGCGATTCTGACACTGTTACTTTCTTACTGTATACCTGTCAAAATCCTTGCAATCCTTTAATCCTTTGGGGAGATTGAAAGTACAAATGAGTTCCTATGAAGAACATTCTCTTAGAAAAAACCTGTTCAGCATAGGGAAATTGGGTTATGCCAAAGGGGACAGACCCAATGTGGATTGTATCCTCTGTGGGGTCCGAGACAAAAACGAAATTGTTCCCAACCTGACCATTGCCGAAACAGAACTTTCCATTGTTTCAGTGAATCTTTTTCCTTACAATCCCGGTCATATCATTATCTTTCCCAAACGTCATATCATCCACTACTTAGAACTTACGGAAGAAGAAGCTTTGGACATCCATAGGTTGACCCAAAAAACGATGCGAATTTTGGAAAAACAATGGAAGGTGCAAGGGTTTAATATTGGTTATAATTTAGGAAAAAATAGTGGCGGGTCCATACCTCACATCCACGAACACATTGTGCCCAGATTTCCCAATGAGGCAGGTTTTTTAGATGTACTTTCCAATACTCGGATTGTCATCTATGAACCCTACCAAATGTGGGAAGATCTCAAAAAGATTTGGGCCAATGAACCAGAGAATGTTTAGTCTTTCTTCTGATAGATGGTATGTCCTAAAAATTTAAAACTATCGGAAATTCCAAACATAGTTTCCGAGTGACCAAGAATCAAATATCCTTTTGGTTTCAAACTAGCTTCAAAATTTTGGAACAAAGTTTTTTGTGTTTGTTTGTCAAAGTAAATGACCACATTCCGACAAAAGATTAAATCCAATTTCTCAGTGATCGGAAATGGAAAATGCAAAAGATTAATCTGTTTAAAATCAATCAAAGCCTTTAGGTGAGGTTTTGCTTCATAATAAACATGATCTTTTTCAATGGTTTTATTGAAGTGTTTGGCTTTCACTGCTTCTGAAACAGGTTCGAGACGTTCATCCCGATACACTCCTTTTTTTGCAGTGGCGATCACTTGGGTATCAATATCTGATGCGTAAATTTTACAATTCCAACCCGGTTTTGTATGGAAGTAGTCATACACAGTGATGGCGATGGAATAAGGTTCTTCTCCAGTGGAAGACGCAGAACACCAAATCCGAAGCGATTTGGGACCACCAGTGGCGACTGCTTGTTCTAACGCAGGAAAGTATTGGTTCTTTAAAAATTCAAAATGATGGTTTTCGCGAAAAAAATCAGTTTTGTTAGTGGTAATGCGGTTGATAAGCTCCTGCATTTCTTCCGTAGCAAACTTAGGATCTAATTTTAGTTTTGCTACATAGTTTTCAAAACTAGTAATCCCTAAGGTACGGAGCCTTGCATTGAGTCTGGACTGGACCATGATTTTTTTATGCGGTGCTAAAAAAATCCCAGCTTGTTTGTACACTAAATTTTTAATGAATTCAAATTCGGCGTCACCGATTGTGTTTAAAGATGTTCGAAAGTCCAATTTGCCCTCGTAAGTGATTCGACACGTTTTTCTCGATCTGACAAGTTGTTTTTTAGAAGGGAAATTAGATAATGAAAATTGGCATTGTAAAACACCTGAATGCCCGCCCCCTAACCCTATATTTTGAGAGAACTTCCGGATATTTACCAGTGTATGAGAACCCGAGTGTTCTCATCGAACTTCTGAAACAAGGAGAATTGGACTGTGCCCTCGTTTCTTCCATCGAATGTGAAAGAAATCACGAAACCTTGGATTATACAAAAGTTGTGGGAGTTTGCGCAAGAGATGTTGTTCGTTCTGTTCTTTTCTTCCGGCACGAAAAAGATGCCGGGATGCCCCAAGTTGTTTATACAGACAAGGGGTCTAGATCGAGTGTGGCCCTATTGCAATGTTTACTCTATCGTGAGTTTGGAAAAATTGTGGAAGTAGTTCCCACCCCAGCTTCCGAGATTTCGCAAATGATGTTAGATGGGATTGGGTCTCATCTTTTGTTTGGTGACCATGCCTTATTACAAACTCCGGTTCCAGGATACCAAGTTGTAGATCTTGCGGAATGGTGGAACAGGTCAACCGGTCTTTATTTCTGTTTTGCTTTTTGGGCCTTCCCCAAAGGGAAGGTTTGGGATGACAGACTTTTTTTAACCGCTTTGGAATATGGGCTAAAAGAATTGGACTCAATCATAAAAGAAGAAAAAAGATTACCGATTGCAGTGACAGATCGTTATCTCAAACAAGAATTACACTATATACCAGAACAGAAAAATTTAGATGGTTTCGATTTGTTTATCAAAACGGCAAAAGAATTAAATCTCGTTTAGAAAAAACGGATTTTATACTCCCAGGTTTTGGAGTCTGGATTTTCCAAAGTTTCTTGCAATGGAATTTGGTAAGTTAAATTTCCAAGTCCAATAAAACCACGGTTCGAGCTACATTCTGAATCTTTGGGAAATAAAACCTTAAACTGGATGCGTCCTTCCTTGAGTAACCGAGAAGTCTCCGAAATGATTTTTTTCTCTCCAGCACTGCTATCTAGAATTGCGTTATCTGTTAGGTTAGGAAAATCTCTTTTGACAGTGAGAGATCTTGGCTTTGATTTAATAGAAAAAGTTCCAATCAATACCCCTTCCAAATGCAAAGGATCTTCAAAGTCGAGTTTGTAGGAAACCTTTCCTTTTCGTTTGAAATACATATCAGTGGTTTCAGATTTTTCCAATTCCCGAAAGGTAAAATCTCTCACCTGTAGATTGTTATTCGATTTCTTTTTAACAGAATTAATGATTTCTTCTTTGGAAGTGGGTAAAAATTTAATCAGGGAATCGTTGGAATCCCTTTTTAAGGGAACTGTATAAGCAATTTCGACTGTTCCAGAGCTGAGTTTTCGAAAGAGGATAGTCTCTTCGTATTCAAAACAACCGACAAAAAATAAAATGAAAACTAAAGGAAAACGAAACACACCCTAGGCTTCCCATATAGAATGCCTAGGGTCAAGGACTATTTGGAAACGGGGTAAGCTTCGTTTCCGTGTTCTAAAATATCCAAACCTAATAATTCTTCTTCTTCCGAAACTCGGAGTCCAATGGTCTTTTTGATTATATAAAACATAAGGAAGCTGGTTGGGAAAGCCCAAAGAAAGGCAGTCGCCACTCCGATTGCTTGAGCTGCAAATTGAGCAAATCCAGCCCCAGAAAATAATCCTGTTTCCACACTAAACAAACCGACTGCCAAAGTCCCCCAAGCCCCACAAACCCCATGAACCGAAACAGCTCCCACTGGGTCATCAATTTTGATTTTATCTAAGAACAGAACGGAAACAATCACAAGAACTCCAGCCACCGCTCCAATACAAATGGCACCAGTAATACTCACCACGTCACAAGGAGCGGTGATGGCGACAAGACCTGCCAGTCCTCCATTTAAAGTTAATCCAATTTCTGGTTTTTTGAAAAGAATCCAAGTGAGAACCATAGCAGCAATGGCACCAGCACAAGCAGCCATATGTGTAACAACAGCGATCCTTGCAAAACTTCCTCCCTCTATGGAAGTGGTTGAACCAGGGTTAAACCCAAACCAACCAAACCAAAGGATGAACACACCAAGGGCAGCCATGGACATATTATGACCCAAAATAGGATACACACGCCCATCGGTTTGAAATTTTCCCATCCGAGGTCCCACTACAATCGCACCAGCAAGTCCTGCCCATGCCCCTACACTATGAACAACAGTGGATCCAGCAAAGTCATGAAATCCCACTCCTTCTCCACCACCAAGCCCAAGAGATTCTAAAAATCCTGTAGAAATTCCGAGTAAGCTCCCCCAAGCAAAGGAGCCAAAAATTGGATAAATAAAAGCAGTGATGATGATCGAAAAAACCAGATAAGCTGAAAACTTTGTCCTTTCTGCCATCGCTCCCGAAACAATGGTTGCGGCTGTGGCAGCAAAAACAATTTGGAAGATAAAAAAAGTATACTTAGAGGGATCCATACTTCCATCCTCAGCATTGATGAGACTTTCTGCAAAGGAAGGAACACCCACTCCAAATCCTGTTAACACTTGGGGACCAAACATAATGGAAAAACCAATCACCCAATAAGCAATGGCTCCCACTGTTAAGTCAGAGAAGTTTTTCATCAGAATGTTCACAGCATTTTTGGCTCTTGTGAATCCTGCTTCCACATAAGCAAAACCAGCTTGCATAAAAAATACAAGAAAGGCTGCTATACAAGTCCAAACCCAATTTGCCTCTTGTTTTGTTGTTTCTAAGGCAAGTTTTGTTTCTGCAAGAGAAGACTTGATACTTGCCATTTCTTTTGCCAATGATTCTAAACTTTCTTGGTTATTTGTTACTTCTTCTGCTCCAATGGTTGAGCCAAAAAGAAGAACCGTTAAAAATAAAAATACGCTAACTTGTTTCATAAAACTTTCCTTAACCGACTTTTTGCGAGTGTGATTCTAACCTCAAAAGAGAAGTTTTTAATTCCAAACTTTGAGGTGTGTTCTTTACGCCTTGTTGCAATACTTTGATTGCTTTTGGTTTCGCATTTTCTTTCAAATAACATTGTGCAAGTAGAATACTTGCTTTGGCAAAACTATGGTCACTAGAGAGTGCCATCTTTAACGCTCGTTTTGCTTCCGAAATCATCCCCGCTTTGTAATACGCTCTTCCCATCATAAAATGGGAGGCAGCTGTATTATCACCCGAAGTTCTCAAATATTCTTCTAAATACCGTATTGCCTCTTTATATTTCCCATCTCGGTAATACATTTTTCCTAAAAACACCAATATCTCTTTTAAAGAAGAATCAATGCTAAAGGCCTTCAAAGCTTGCGCATATGCTTCTTCCATTTTCATTTTTGAATTGGATTGTTTCGCCAATTGGATGTAATGCGAAGCTTCTGGAATGGAATCCCCGCAATAAAGGAAAAGAAAACTTAAGTCGTCTCCATTGGGAACGTCACCTTGATAGGCTCTAAACCTCTCCACAAAGGCTGCGGACAGTTTTTTTAAATCAACCTTTCCTCTTCCTTCCATCACAAGTTTTTCTCGTTCATCATGTAACCAGGATTGGATTCTTTCGACACCAACCTCATCTTTTAAATGATTTCTTTGTTCACTAAATCCATCAGAGATCAGAAGTAAAAAATCTCCTGGCTCCAAACGGCCTTGTTTTTCTTCGTAATCAATTTTTCTTACAGGAAGAATCCCGAGTGGAACCCCTTTGGTATCATACTGAATGAAAGTGTCATCAGCTGCTTTGTAATGCAACATTCGTTGGTGGCCTGCGTTGACATAACCGAATGTATAATCACTAAAGATCCGAACCATAAAGGCAGTAAAATAGGTAGATTCTGGTAATTGTTCTCTTAGTTTTTCACCAAGTTCTTCCATAATTTCGGTGAGTCCAAGTCCTGCCATCACGGATCTGCGGAATTGGTGGTGGATGGCCATGGTAACTAGTGCCGCTGGAATTCCATGTCCCGACACATCAATGTTAATTGCTGTTAAAGAATGACCTTGTCTAACGATATCAACTAAATCACCACTGACTTCTGCCATTGGTTCATAGTGGCTTGCAAAATAAATTCCATTCCAAGCACTTAAGTCCTGAGGGAGGATTTGGCTTTGGACATTTCGTCCCATTTTTAAATCCCATTCCAACTGATTCAAGATGGCAGCTTCTCTTGCTCTTGCAGTGACAAGACCTTCAATGAGTCTGACCCCGTAAAGAGCTAGTGCCAGTTGAGAAGTTAATGCTTCTAAAATTTCTAAATCATCGGTGATATAAAAATTTTCGCGTTCACTTTCCACTGCAAGAGTTCCAAGAATTTCTTCTTTTTGCATGATGGGAACACACATCACTGATTTTGTGGTTTCACCTTCATCAAAGAAGTGAGCCGAACGAGTGAGATCATTCACAAGAACAGGTTCTTTGGTTTCAAAAACTGCTCCCGAATAACCTTCTCCCATCACTAAATTTCTACGGGGAGGTTCGGTCTCTTTGACAAACTTGACAGGGACAAGATACTCTCCATCCCAGAGCCGGAGTGTCGTATTGTCCGACTCAAAAATTTCCTGACAGATCAGGATGACTTTCGAAAAGAGTTGGTCTTCTCTATCTAAATTAGCAAATTCTTTGGATATGTAGAGAAGGATCGCAATTTTATCTTTATCTGTTAATCCTCCCACGACCTTGTTTTGTCCGCGGAAGTTGACGAGCATTCGTTTGGAAACTTTGAAATCAACCATATAGGATACCTTTCTGATTTAGATGCAAGTATCGTACCGACAGTGCAACTCGCCTAAAGAAGTCAGAATATCCTATATTTCTCTACAATATGTATCTAATGAGAACAAAAGGGAGAAGAAGTGTTTATGGAAACCAGCCAATTTGTGTAAGATTTAAGCAAATGGTGTTCTTCATTGGAACTGAATTTGGATTTGTGCAGAGGCTCGGGTCTCAGCCCCGTCTCTTTCTGGAACACCAAGGCCTGATCTTTGCACAGAAATCGAGTACAAATACCCAGGGCCCAGTTCTCCAGGAAAAATAGAACCAGCAATTCCAAGAGAGGCAGTATAAAACCCTCTTAGGCTCGCATCTGCACGAAACTCTCTACCAAGTCCGGATAAAATTTGGAATGATTCAATTTTCCCAATCGCTAAACCAATGTTACCTGCAT encodes the following:
- a CDS encoding GAF domain-containing SpoIIE family protein phosphatase; this encodes MVDFKVSKRMLVNFRGQNKVVGGLTDKDKIAILLYISKEFANLDREDQLFSKVILICQEIFESDNTTLRLWDGEYLVPVKFVKETEPPRRNLVMGEGYSGAVFETKEPVLVNDLTRSAHFFDEGETTKSVMCVPIMQKEEILGTLAVESERENFYITDDLEILEALTSQLALALYGVRLIEGLVTARAREAAILNQLEWDLKMGRNVQSQILPQDLSAWNGIYFASHYEPMAEVSGDLVDIVRQGHSLTAINIDVSGHGIPAALVTMAIHHQFRRSVMAGLGLTEIMEELGEKLREQLPESTYFTAFMVRIFSDYTFGYVNAGHQRMLHYKAADDTFIQYDTKGVPLGILPVRKIDYEEKQGRLEPGDFLLLISDGFSEQRNHLKDEVGVERIQSWLHDEREKLVMEGRGKVDLKKLSAAFVERFRAYQGDVPNGDDLSFLFLYCGDSIPEASHYIQLAKQSNSKMKMEEAYAQALKAFSIDSSLKEILVFLGKMYYRDGKYKEAIRYLEEYLRTSGDNTAASHFMMGRAYYKAGMISEAKRALKMALSSDHSFAKASILLAQCYLKENAKPKAIKVLQQGVKNTPQSLELKTSLLRLESHSQKVG
- a CDS encoding LIC11874 family lipoprotein, producing MFRFPLVFILFFVGCFEYEETILFRKLSSGTVEIAYTVPLKRDSNDSLIKFLPTSKEEIINSVKKKSNNNLQVRDFTFRELEKSETTDMYFKRKGKVSYKLDFEDPLHLEGVLIGTFSIKSKPRSLTVKRDFPNLTDNAILDSSAGEKKIISETSRLLKEGRIQFKVLFPKDSECSSNRGFIGLGNLTYQIPLQETLENPDSKTWEYKIRFF
- the rsmH gene encoding 16S rRNA (cytosine(1402)-N(4))-methyltransferase RsmH encodes the protein MSESPHIPVLPREVIDLLQKSEVTEPQWFLDGTAGEGGHSKLILQTFPNAKLILIDRDAVMLERAKKEIQSVIGSLDRVHSFQMNFSEVDKDLLESLGCPGLDGALVDLGVSLFHFLHSGRGFTFKNEEPLDMRLEPQVGRKTAADIVNYSTVLHLKKVFWEYGEERWALKIANNIVQSRHKKKFQTNTDLVKLVEASIPRKFWPKESHPATKIFQALRIEVNEELLHAEKGIRNLAECLKVGGILACISFHSLEDRIVKWTFRDLKASEHFEILTKKPILPTDTEIKENRASRSAKLRGLQRISPILNKRWER
- a CDS encoding ammonium transporter, which translates into the protein MKQVSVFLFLTVLLFGSTIGAEEVTNNQESLESLAKEMASIKSSLAETKLALETTKQEANWVWTCIAAFLVFFMQAGFAYVEAGFTRAKNAVNILMKNFSDLTVGAIAYWVIGFSIMFGPQVLTGFGVGVPSFAESLINAEDGSMDPSKYTFFIFQIVFAATAATIVSGAMAERTKFSAYLVFSIIITAFIYPIFGSFAWGSLLGISTGFLESLGLGGGEGVGFHDFAGSTVVHSVGAWAGLAGAIVVGPRMGKFQTDGRVYPILGHNMSMAALGVFILWFGWFGFNPGSTTSIEGGSFARIAVVTHMAACAGAIAAMVLTWILFKKPEIGLTLNGGLAGLVAITAPCDVVSITGAICIGAVAGVLVIVSVLFLDKIKIDDPVGAVSVHGVCGAWGTLAVGLFSVETGLFSGAGFAQFAAQAIGVATAFLWAFPTSFLMFYIIKKTIGLRVSEEEELLGLDILEHGNEAYPVSK
- a CDS encoding menaquinone biosynthetic enzyme MqnA/MqnD family protein produces the protein MKIGIVKHLNARPLTLYFERTSGYLPVYENPSVLIELLKQGELDCALVSSIECERNHETLDYTKVVGVCARDVVRSVLFFRHEKDAGMPQVVYTDKGSRSSVALLQCLLYREFGKIVEVVPTPASEISQMMLDGIGSHLLFGDHALLQTPVPGYQVVDLAEWWNRSTGLYFCFAFWAFPKGKVWDDRLFLTALEYGLKELDSIIKEEKRLPIAVTDRYLKQELHYIPEQKNLDGFDLFIKTAKELNLV
- a CDS encoding HIT family protein, with product MSSYEEHSLRKNLFSIGKLGYAKGDRPNVDCILCGVRDKNEIVPNLTIAETELSIVSVNLFPYNPGHIIIFPKRHIIHYLELTEEEALDIHRLTQKTMRILEKQWKVQGFNIGYNLGKNSGGSIPHIHEHIVPRFPNEAGFLDVLSNTRIVIYEPYQMWEDLKKIWANEPENV
- a CDS encoding CheR family methyltransferase, giving the protein MDFRTSLNTIGDAEFEFIKNLVYKQAGIFLAPHKKIMVQSRLNARLRTLGITSFENYVAKLKLDPKFATEEMQELINRITTNKTDFFRENHHFEFLKNQYFPALEQAVATGGPKSLRIWCSASSTGEEPYSIAITVYDYFHTKPGWNCKIYASDIDTQVIATAKKGVYRDERLEPVSEAVKAKHFNKTIEKDHVYYEAKPHLKALIDFKQINLLHFPFPITEKLDLIFCRNVVIYFDKQTQKTLFQNFEASLKPKGYLILGHSETMFGISDSFKFLGHTIYQKKD